The genomic segment TGCCAGTCTGGCGAATGCTGCGCACCGCACCCGATTGAATGGAGCAGGAAAAAGCGATATGCGTGCTCAGGGAAATGGTGTCTTCCTCGAGCCAGCTTTCAGCAAACACTTCAACATACCAGTTTTCACCGTGGGAATTGCGCGCTTCTGGCAGCGGCATGCGGGCTTCATAAAGTCCTTCATCAACTTCATAAAAGCTCAAGGGCCAGGTCTCGCCCTCGGGGCTTCGCAGTGTGAGCGTCATGTAGTCAATGGGGAGCGCGTCATCTTCTTCATCCATGCGCACTTTAACCACCAGTTCTTCGCCGAAATAGTAATGTTCTTTTTCGGTACTGACTTCAAGGCTGATGTCGGAATAGCGGTCGTAAACATGCACAAAAACAGGCGTTGTTTCATCAATAGCTGTATCGGTGCTTTTCAGCACAAACTTGCCGTGACCGGCATTTTTATTCAGTACCATCACCGTTGGAAGCGCGTGTTCATCGGCACCGGCCAGTCCGGCACCTGGCGTATGTACTTCGGCAACTTCTGAGGGCGCATGCTCTACGCCATCAGGGGTAAGGATGCGCAAAGAGGCAAGGGCTGCATTACCTCTGGACTTTTGCACGCTCACACGCACAATGGCGCCATCCGCATGCGTATGGACGTTAATTCCACGGCGAAGCTCGGCCAGAGTCATGACGCGTTGAAGCGATTTGGACGGGCGCGGTTTTAACGCCTTTTTCAACGCCAGTGATTGTGTATCCGCCGCCCAGCTGTATGAAAGTGGAACGCGCGAGAGTTTTTCGCAGCTGTCACAATCGTAGGCGATTACAGGCGGTTGCGGGAGACCCGCGGCAAAGGCGTTGCTGATGGCATAGACCGAAAGCGAAGCCATGAGTAATGTTTTCATCGGAGACTCCCTGTCGCGGCCGACATGCGGTCGTTATTTAAGATATCTTCAAGTCCAAAGCAGCTGTGGCGACTCTGGTTGTGGCTGAGCTGAATGCCATCAACGGTTTTTTGCCAGTCATAAAACCACAATTCCCCGGCCTCGGCCTGTGAACTGCAGTCAAGAAAGCCATCTGCACAATCATCGAGATAAAGGCGCGTGACCTTCAGTGCCGTATTAAGCCAGTAGCCATTGCAGTAACTTGCACTGTTAAAAGGTGAGGCGGTTACATCCGTGCCCACGACCACACGAAACGGTTTTACCAGATTAGGACGCTCAGGTGAGCCGTAAAGAAGCTCATCATTATAGACCGCCATGTCACCAACGCGCTGCTGTTTGACAGAGTTAGTCTGGTACCCAAGCAACCAGCCCAGCCCTTCTTCAAAAAAGTTACCATCCACCGCCTGGTCTGCCAGAATGGTACCGCCACTTGATGGAGCAAGCGCAATAACTTCTCGAATAAGGGGAAGAACTTCAATATAGCGTGGGTCATAGGCTGGATTTGACAGCACCCAGCGCATGACATTACCGCCGTCTGAATGGGTGTAAACCGTATAAGAGGTAATATGCCGGTCTCTCGCAAAATCAAGCATTTGATTGACCATACAGCCGGCCGCTGCTTCATCCCACATATAGGGAGTAAAATCGCAGTGCACCACCAGTCGGTTCTCGGGCGTCGGCAGTGGCGCGCTCAGGGCGTCAATGAATTCGTATTTCCAGTAATCGCCTTCTGCGTCTTCGCGGTGATCTTTCGTGCCATGCACAAGGACGATACCTTCGTTTCCTTGCGGGAGCGTATTACTGTAACTGAGAGTGGATACAAGCAGGGTACAGACACAGGCTGTAACACGTAGAAAGTCCATTTATTCTGCCTCTTATAGTGGGTGGCGCGATGTATAGCATATTCCGGTTTTAGCGGCAAGCGCAGCCGCCATGAAATGAAGGTTTTTTCTGTAACAACAATAAGGTATGCTCTCTTTCAAGACCCCTGGGGAAGACCGCCGCATGAACACCGACATCACGCCCGCCACACTCGAAGCACTGCGCGAGCGCCTGCGCCGCTTTGATTATCACTACTATGTTCTCGATAATCCCCTGGTGCCGGATGCCGAGTATGACCGTGATTATCGCGCGCTGGAAGCGCTTGAGCGTAGCCATCCTGAGTGGATAACGCCTGACTCTCCGACTCAGCGGGTGAGCGGTCGGGCGGCGGATGGCTTTGAAACCTTCAGGCACCGCGTGCCGATGCTCTCGCTTTCAAATGTGTTTACCGAGGAGGAGCTGCGGGCGTTCATGCGCCGTCTTTCAGAGCAGCTGGAGACCCCCGATACCGAACTTGCTTTCGCCTGCGAGCCCAAGCTTGACGGTCTTGCGGTCAATCTGGTCTATGAAGAAGGCCTCCTGACCCATGCTGCAACCCGTGGAGACGGTCAGGAGGGGGAAGATGTTACAGCGAATATTCGTACCATTCCTGCCATTCCACTGCGTCTTTTAACCACGACTCCACCAGCTTATATCGAAGTGCGGGGTGAAGTTTTTATGCCACTTAACGGTTTTAATGCCTTTAATGCAGCGGCAACCGTGGCGGGTGAGAAAACCTTTGCTAATCCACGCAATGCAGCTGCTGGCAGTCTGCGTCAGCTCAATCCCGCGATTACCGCAAAGCGTCCGCTTTCCCTCTATTGCTATGGTGTTGGTGCCTGCGAGGGTTTTGTGCTGCCAAACAGCCACCTGCAGCAGCTCGCCCTTTTAAAAGACTGGGGGTTTCCTGTTTCATCGCTCATTAAGCCGGCAAGAGGGCTTGAGGGATGCACGGCATACTATGACGCGATGCTCGCCTCACGCGATAGTCTGCCGTTTGATATCGATGGGGTTGTTTATAAGCTTGACAGCGCGCGCCTGCAACGGGAAATGGGATTTGTTGCGCGTGCGCCGCGTTTTGCCTGTGCACACAAATTTCCAGCCACAGAGGAAAGCACGCGCCTTTTGGGCGTTGATTTCCAGGTTGGTCGAACCGGTGCACTGACCCCGGTCGCACGCCTTGAACCTGTCAGCGTTGGCGGAGTAACGGTCAGCAATGCAACGCTGCATAATATGGACGAAATTACACGCAAGGATATCCGTATCTATGACACCGTCATTATTCGAAGAGCAGGTGATGTTATCCCTGAAGTAGTAGCGGTGATACATGAACGTCGACCACCTGACGCGCGTGCGGTTACGCTGCCGTCTGTGTGTCCAGTCTGCGGCTCGGAAGTGGAGCATATTCCGGGTGAGGCAGTCGCACGCTGCAGCGGCGGACTTTTTTGCCCGGCGCAGCTTGCGCGCAGTGTCTGGCATTTCGCATCCCGTAAGGCCATGGCGATTGATGGCCTTGGCAGTGTCGTAATCGAGCACCTAATCAGCAGCGGTTTGCTGAAGGATGTTGCTGATTTGTACGGGTTGACACAGGAAAACCTGGAATCGTTGCCGCGCATGGCGGAAAAATCTGCAAAAAAACTGCTTAAATCGATTGCCGACAGCCGAAAAACGACCTTTTCCCGCTTTCTCTATGCCCTTGGTATACGCGAAATCGGAGAATCCAGTGCGCGCCTGCTTGCAACGCATTTTGCGGATGTTGACGCACTTTCCTGCGCGACTGAGGAAGACCTGATGCGCATTCCCGATATTGGTCCGGCAGGTGCTGAACACGTGCTGCATTTTTTCGCTGAAGCGCATAATCAAAACGTTATCCGTAAACTGCTTGATGCCGGTGTACACTGGCCGCCGCCTGTCATTAATGCACCGGTTGAAAATCACGCCTTCAGCGGCAAAACGGTGGTTTTAACCGGCACGCTGAACGCCATGGGGCGTGAAGATGCCAAGGCGCGTCTGCTGGCCTGTGGCGCCAAAGTATCGGGCAGCGTTTCGGCTAAAACAGATTTTGTTGTAGCCGGTTCTGAAGCAGGTTCTAAACTTGAAAAAGCACTGGCACTTGGTGTGCAGGTGCTTGATGAGGCGGTGTTTCTTGCCATGCTGAATGGGGACAGCGCATGAGTCGAGGGATACTCCTTCTGCTGCTCTGGTCAGCTCTCCTGAATGCCTCGCCGTTTGTGCTGAATAATCCATGGCCGGATGAGGAGCGCGGGAAAAATATTTATTATTCGTCCTTTTCTGAACAGCCTAAAACGCTCGATCCGGCTAAATCCTATTCCAGCACCGAATACCAGTTTCTTACGCAGATTTATGAGCCGCCTCTGCAGTATGATTATCTGGCGCGCCCACTGACACTGGTGCCACTGACGGCTAAGGAAATGCCGAAGGTGCGCTATCTTGACGCCAGACTTAAGCCTTCCACGAAAGCGCATGCCGCTTTCAGCGTGTATACCATTCGCATTAAGCCTGGTATTTTTTATCAGCCGCATCCGGCATTTGCACGCGATAAATCAGGAAAACTCCGTTATCACCACATCAGTGTGCAATGGCTCGAGGACCATGACATTAATCGGCTTGCTGATTTTCGCTATACCGGAACGCGCGAGCTTGTGGCCGATGATTACATTTACAATATCAAGCGTCTCGCGAGTCCATGGGTGAATTCATCCATTTATGGATTGATGAGTGCCTATATCGTTGGCTTTGCCGATTATAAGAAGGCGTTTCCCAATGTAGAGGCGGCAAAAGGATGGACTGATTTGCGCGACATTCCGCTTGCCGGGGTAAAGCGAGTGGATGATTACACCTTTGAAATCATGATTCATGGCGATTATCCGCAGTTTATGTACTGGCTTGCCATGCCTTTTTTTTCTCCATTGCCCTGGGAAGCTGAGCACTTCAGCGCGCAGCCTGGCATGGATGATAAAAACCTTGTACTTGGATGGTATCCTGTTGGAACCGGGCCGTTCATGCTGGTGGAAAACAACCCGAATCGCCAGATGGTTCTTGAAAAAAATCCAAATTTTCGCGAAGAACGTTTTCCGGTTAACGGAACGGAAGAAGACCGAAAAATGGGGTATCTGCAAAATGCCGGCAAGCGCCTGCCACTGATTGACAAGGCAGTCTATGCGCTTGAAAAGGAATCCCTGCCACGCTGGAATAAATTTTTGCAGGGCTATTATGACCTTTCCGGCATCAGTGCTGACAGCTTTGCCAATGCGGTTCAAATCTTGCCAAATGGCGTTGCGCGCCCGACAAAAGCATTGCGTGATAAGGGCATTCGCTTAAATCAGAGCGATGAAGTTGCGATTTATTACCTGGGCTTTAACATGCTTGACCCTGTAGTTGGAGGGAACAGTGAGCGCGCGCGCGCCTTGCGGCAGGCCATTTCCATTGCGATATCATGGGAAGAGAACATTGCAATTTTCTTTAACGGACGGGGAGTACCGGCACAGGGTCCTCTGCCGCCTGGTATATTCGGTTATAAAGACGGCAGAGAAGGCACTAATCCCTATGTGTATGCCTTTAAAGACGGCAAACGCTCGCGGCTTCCACTCGCACGTGCACACGCGCTCATGAAGACAGCAGGCTACCCAGACGGGATTGACCCACATACCGGGAAGCCCTTAATCCTTCACTATGACGTTCCGGTAACAGGCAGTCCTGATGATAAGGCGCAGCTTGACTGGATGCGTAAGCAGTTTGCGCGTATTGGTATTGATCTTAATATCAGGGGCACGCTGTATAATCGTTTTCAGGAAAAAATGCGCGCAGGCAATGCACAGATTTTTAGTTGGGGATGGTATGCCGATTATCCAGATCCTGAAAATTTTCTCTTTATGCTCTATGGACCCAATGGTAAGGTAAAACATGGCGGCGAAAATGCCGCAAACTATGATAATCCAGCGTTTAACACACTTTTTGATGCAATGAAAAACCGCGAAAATGATGCCGTACGTGCAAAAATGGTAGATGCGCTTGTTGAAATCGTGCGCCGCGATGCTCCATGGGTGTGGGGGATAAATACCCAGGCCTTTTCACTCGCACAGCCCTGGGTTTCACCAATGAAACCCAATCCCATTGCGCAGAATACACTGAAGTATCTGGCGGTGGATGCTAAAAAACGGGAAGTCCTGCGCGAACGCTGGAATACACCGCGACTGTTTTCACTTTTTTTCATGCTTATTGTGCTTGGACTTTTACTCGTGCCGCTTGTTTTTGCGTATTACAAACGCGAGCGCGCAACCGCACGCAGGAGACCATAAATGGGGCACTATCTGTTTCGCCGTGTTTTGTACGCTCTGCCGGTTCTTTTTGGCATTAATCTCATTACCTTTGCGCTGTTTTTTATGGTGAATTCACCAGATGACATGGCGCGCATGCAGCTTGGGCAAAAGCATGTCACAGGGGCGTTAATCACGCAGTGGAAGGAAGAACACGGGTATCATTTACCGCTTTTTTATAACCCTGAGGCAGAGGGAGTCTCGAGGGTAACAGAAACGCTTTTTTACCAGAAATCCATGCGCCTTTTCACCTTTGATTTTGGAATGTCTGATGGCGGTCGTGATATCAGCTTTGACATCTCTCACCGCATGTGGCCAAGTCTTGCCATAGCGCTCCCCGTGCTTTTTCTCAGCATGTTTGCGGATATTGTACTTGCCATGTGTATGGCATTTTTTCGCACGACTTGGGTAGATATTTCCGGTGTCGTAATCTGTATTATCCTGATGTCGATTTCCGCACTTTTTTACATTATTGGCGGACAATATCTTTTTGGGAAAATACTGCGGCTTGCGCCCATTTCCGGGTATGAATCCGGCCTTGACAGTGTGCGCTTTCTCTTGATGCCGGTACTGGTGGCGGTTCTTGGCGGGCTTGGGGCAGGGGCGCGCTGGTATCGTACGCTCTTTCTTGAGGAAATCGCAAAAGATTATGCGCGTACGGCACGGGCAAAGGGCTTGTCGGAGCAGGCAGTATTGTTTGGGCATGTTTTAAAAAACGCGATGTTGCCGATTCTTACCGGTGTGGTTGTCCTTATCCCCTCACTGTTTATGGGAAGCCTTGTGCTCGAGTCTTTTTTTGGGGTACCAGGCCTTGGCAGTTACATGATAGATGCTATTCAACAGCAGGATTTTGCCATTGTTCGCGCCATGGTGTTTCTTGGCTCAGTGCTTTATCTCGTGGGACTTATCCTCACGGATATATCATATACCCTCGTTGACCCGCGTGTGAGACTGACATGAGCCATCATTTTTTGTTAACTGACTGGTGTCTGCTCACGGTCATGGCACTGGGTCTTCTGTGGTTTGGATACAGCCTGCGTAAAGCACCGGCGCGTGAAGTCTGCAGACGTCTTTTTCAAAAACCCATCGCCGCAAGTGCGGCCGTTGTCGTCTTTGCCTTTATGCTCATCGGCGTCCTCGATTCCATTCCGGCAAGGCTCCCGGGAAAAGCCACGCCCTCAAGTCAGACAGCAACGGTTCTCGACAGGCTTTTTTATCCCGTGGGACAATACTCTGAAAAAACGTATTCATCACCGCTCGCATTGACGCTGTTCACGCCAGAAGTTATTGTGGTTGATGGGCGGGCGCAGCAGGTGAAGCCACGCTTACAATTCCCGCCTGCATTCCTCGAAACGCCTGCCGATGTTGAGCGCGTTGTGTGGCGTGCTGCAGGTTTTGGCGCCAGTGCAGGCTTGCTCGTATCCGGGATACTCTGGTTTTTGACCAGTGCCTTAGGGCCTCGTCGTAGTCCGGCGCGCTCGTTTGTGCCAACTCCTGGAATGCGTGCGGCCATCCTTACGATTGCCTGCCTGGTTGCAGTTGTGGTGGCAACATACACGTTGTCGCGAGTGTTGCACGTGCTCGGTACCGGCAAGGTGGGGGAAGATATTTTTTATCAGAGTGTGAAAAGCATCCGCACGGGACTTGCCATAGGCCTTCTGACGACCCTTTTTATGCTGCCACTCGCGCTTTTTCTTGGAGCGGCGGCAGGCTTCTTTGGCGGGGTTGTCGATGATGCAATTCAATATGTCTACACAACGTTAAGTTCAATCCCCGGGGTGCTGCTGATTTCAGCGTCTGTTCTCTCGCTGCAGACGTGGATTACCAATCATCCAGAGCAATTTCCGACACTGGCCGACAGTGCGGACGCAAGACTGCTCGCGCTTTGTCTTATTCTCGGGATGACGAGCTGGACCGGTCTTTGCCGTCTGTTGCGGGCAGAAACGCTTAAGTTGCGTGAGATGGATTATGTGCTGGCTGCGCGCGCGCTTGGCAGTTCATCGTTAACCATCATGCGCCGTCACCTTCTGCCGAATGTGTTGCACATTGTACTTATCACCCTTGTACTCGACTTCAGTTTTCTCGTACTTGCGGAAGCGGTGTTGTCCTATGTGGGCGTGGGCGTATCGCCAATGACCATCAGCTGGGGCAACATGATTAACAGTGCCCGCCTTGAGCTTTCGCGTGAACCGGTGGTGTGGTGGCCGATGTTCGCGGCTTTTATCATGATGTTTGCGCTGGTGCTTGCCTGTAATCTGTTTGCCGATGCCGTGCGCGACACGCTTGACCCCAGAAACTCTTCTGCCCAGGGCAATGCCCTAAAGTGATATTCGTGGCGCACACCCTTGTCAAAATTTTTCTGAGGCTCCACACTATGGGGCTTACCAGTCGATTACACGGGTTACTTCATGCCGCAACAGTTCGTCCACCTGCGATTGCACACTGAATATTCGCTTAAGGATGGTCTTGTGCGCGTGGATACTCTCATGGATTCCGTGCAAAAAAGTGGCATGCGTGCCGTTGCTGTCACCGATTTTTGTAACCTCTTTGCGGCGGTTAAAGTCTTTAAGGCGGCGACTTCTTACGGCATAAAGCCGATTTTTGGCAGTGATTTGCCCTGCATGGATGCCGCTAATCCTCGACAGACAAGCTCAATGCTTTTGCTGTGTCAAAACGAAACCGGTTACAAAAACTTAACACGCCTTGTCTCACGCGCCTGGCAGGAGGGGCAGCTACAGGGGGAGCCGCGCGTGGATTATGCGTGGATTCGTGAAGCCTCGGAGGGGTTGATAGCGTTATCAGGCGGTGTGCGTGGTGATATTGGTCAGGCACTCCTTAGCGGTGACAGAGCCCGTGCCGAGCGCCTTGCTACAGGATGGTCTGAAACGTTTCCCGGGCGCTTTTATCTGGAAATACAACGTGTTGGCCGGGATGATGAAGCGCTCTATAACAAAGAAGTGCTGAGGCTCGCTGAAAACCTCTCTCTGCCAATTGTTGCGACAAACGATGTCTGCTACCTGAAGGAAAGCGAATTCTGGGCACACGAGGCGCGTGTGTGCATACACGCCGGCGAAACCCTCTCAAACCCGTCTCGTCCACGCCTTTATACCGAGAAGCAATATCTGCGAACCCCTGAGGAGATGGCAGAGCTTTTCGCCGATATCCCCGAAGCACTGACCAATACCGTTGAAATCAGCAAACGCTGTACCGTGATGCTGCATCTTGGAAAGTCTTATCTGCCACAGTTTCCCATACCGGACGGAGGTACAACGGAAGAGTATTTGATAACATTATCAAAAAGCGGTCTTGAAGAGCGCTTAACTCGACTTTTTGGTGATGCAGCAGCTGAGAGGCGCTCTCCGTATGACGAGCGACTGGCACTTGAGCTTTCCGTTATCAATGCCATGGGTTTCGCAGGTTATTTTCTTATTGTCGCTGATTTTATCCGATGGGCACGTGAAAATGGCGTTCCCGTGGGGCCTGGGCGTGGTTCAGGAGCCGGTTCACTTGTGGCGTATGCGCTCGCCATTACCGATCTCGATCCCCTGCAGTATGACCTGCTTTTTGAACGTTTTCTGAACCCGGAACGGGTATCGATGCCAGATTTTGACATCGATTTCTGCATGCAGGGGCGTGACAGGGTGATTGAGTATGTTGCTGCACGTTATGGTCGACAAAGCGTATCGCAGATCATCACTTTTGGTACCATGGCGGCGAAAGCGGTGCTTCGCGATGTGGGGCGGGTGCTTGGGCACCCTTATGGTTTTGTCGATGCACTCGCAAAGCTTGTCCCGTTTGAAATCGGCATGACGCTCAACAAAGCCATGGAGCAGGAAGATCAACTGCGGGAGCGCTACGAAAATGAAGACGAGGTACGCGAGCTGATAGACCTCGCACTCACCCTTGAGGGCATTACCCGAAATGCCGGCAAACATGCCGGAGGCGTGGTCATTGCTCCTTCGGCACTCACTGATTTTACTCCCATTTACTGTGAAGAAGGTTCCACACAGATTGTCAGCCAGTTTGACAAGGACGATGTTGAAGCCGTAGGCCTTGTTAAATTTGACTTCCTTGGCCTGAAAACCCTGACTATTATCGACTGGGCATTGAAAACAGTTAACAAAGAGCGTGCAAAAGCAGGGCTTCCTCCGGTTGATATCAGCGCCATTCCGATGGATGACCCCGAAACCTTCGCGCTCTTGAAAGCCTGCCAGACCACCGCTGTATTCCAGCTGGAATCCCGCGGCATGAAAGAACTCGTGCACCGTTTGCAGCCGGACTGTTTTGAGGACATCGTCGCACTCGTGGCACTCTTTCGCCCGGGCCCGCTGCAATCAGGGATGGTGGATGACTTTATCGACCGAAAACACGGACGTGCCGCTGTTGCCTATCCGCATCCTGATCTTGAGCCTATTCTGAAACCAACTTATGGAGTCATTCTCTATCAGGAACAGGTGATGCAGATTGCTCAGGTGCTCGCAAATTATACGCTTGGAGCCGCCGACCTGCTGCGTCGGGCGATGGGTAAGAAAAAGCCTGAAGAAATGGCGCAGCAGCGTGCCATTTTTACTGATGGTGCGGTAGCACGTGGTGTGGATGCGGAGCTTGCCGCCTCAATTTTCGACCTTATGGAAAAGTTTGCAGGCTATGGCTTTAACAAATCGCACTCAGCCGCCTATGCACTGGTAGCTTATCAAACCGCGTGGCTCAAAGCACATTATCCCGGCGCATTCATGGCAGCGGTATTAACCGCGGATATGGACAATACAGAAAAGGTCGTGCATTTCATCGATGAATGTGAACACATGGGATTAAAAGTCCTGCCTCCCTGCGTGGAACATTCTGATTTTATTTTTACCGTTACCGGCGAAAAGGTACTGCGCTACGGCCTTGGCGGAATTCGCGGGGTTGGTGAAGCCGTGGTGGCTAACCTCATGGAGAACCGCGCACGTGAGGGTGCTTTTGGCGGGCTGTTCGCCTTTTGCGAGCGTCAGGATATTCGCAGGCTAAACCGGCGTGTGCTGGAAGTGCTTGTTAAAAGTGGCGCCATGGATGTCTGGGGAGTAGAGCGCGGCAGCCTTTTTGTCTCTATCGATAAAGCGCTTCGCCTCGCGGAAAAAACACACCAGGCCGATGCCAGCGGGCAGGGGTCTTTGTTTGCGATGATGGAAGAGCACCCGGTGCATGAGGATTATGTCACAGCGGCTCCATGGACACTCAATCAGCGGCTTGATGGTGAGAAAGAAACACTCGGTCGCTATTTGAGCGGGCATCCGGTGGACGCGTTTCGGCAAGAGTTTAAAGCTTTTGCGACCGCGGTATCAGCTCCTGATTTGCTGTCACGCAAAAAAGCCACGGTGTTTGGCCTTGTTACCGGTATTCGCCGTGTACTGACCAAACGCGGAAAAAAACTGGCCATTATCGGTCTTGAAGATGGGCAGACCAGGATTGATGTAGTGGTGTTTCAGGAAAACTTTGAGGCGCATGAGCGAAGCTTAACAAGCGGTACGGTAGTGGTGGCGGAAGGGGAGCTGTCGCGGGATGACTTTAGTGGTGGTGTCAAAATGACGGCATCAAAACTATACACCAGCGAGGAAGCGCGATGCCATTTTGGCCGCAGCCTTACGCTGTCGCTGGGCATAAAAGACGCAGAAAAGCTTACAGCGGTTAAAGCGCTTTTGAGCGCGTGGTCTGGAAAGTGTCCGGTGCAGCTTGACTATGATAATGGTGTTGCGCGTGCGCGCCTGACGCTCGGAGTTGAGTGGCATGTACTGCCCACTGATACGCTTCTGCAACACCTTACAGGTCTTTTGGGTAATGAGCGGGTACGCATGCGCTATTGAGTATGCTACTATCGAGAGAATTCAGCATGAGGCAATGGACATGGGCTTTTTTCGTCTGATTGGAGGAATGGCGTTTTTGAGTCTCCTGACTTTGACCGCCAGCGCCGATAACGGCGCGAAACAAAATGCGTTTCGCAGTTTCTGGCACCCGACCTATCACGGTAAGCGACTTGATTATTGTTCACTGGATGGCAAAAAATGCGGCATGCCCATCGCGAATGCCTATTGCCGCGCCATGGGATACGCGCGGGCCGATCAGATGGTTAAGGCGCCCAATCTCGGCATGACCCACTATATCGGAACTCCGGCGCACTGTAAGGGATGGCGTTGCAATGGCTTTATGCTGATTGATTGTGTTGAAAAACTGAGCCACACACCGCCTGCTTCATGGCACTACCGGCTGCGCGACTTTGTCTACCCGCGCCACAGTAATTACCGCATTTCCTGGTGCTACGATGGTGATAAGGGATGTGGAAAGAGGGCTGCGCATTCGTTCTGTCGCCGGATGGGCTATCTTGAAGCAAAGAGTTACAAAGTGCAGGAACATGTCCCTGCTACGAAAGCGCTAGGTACGGATGAACTCTGCTTTGGCAATGACTGCAGGGGATTTCTGCATATTGCCTGTGCGCGATGAAGGTTGTCTTTGTGCGGAGCGTTTGGCGTCATTTGTTTGACAGGCAGGTGTCAGATGACCGATACTTTAATTGGTTAATGCGTAAAAGGGATTTTGAGTAATGGGCGAAGGAACACGCATTGTCATCCTCGATGATGATGAGCCCCGTGCCGGCAAACTGCTGACAATTCTGGAATTTGTAGGAGAATCTGCGCAAACAATGTCGCGCAGAAAATGCCGAGACAGGATGGTACAGAAGACCG from the Legionella geestiana genome contains:
- a CDS encoding DUF4785 domain-containing protein, yielding MKTLLMASLSVYAISNAFAAGLPQPPVIAYDCDSCEKLSRVPLSYSWAADTQSLALKKALKPRPSKSLQRVMTLAELRRGINVHTHADGAIVRVSVQKSRGNAALASLRILTPDGVEHAPSEVAEVHTPGAGLAGADEHALPTVMVLNKNAGHGKFVLKSTDTAIDETTPVFVHVYDRYSDISLEVSTEKEHYYFGEELVVKVRMDEEDDALPIDYMTLTLRSPEGETWPLSFYEVDEGLYEARMPLPEARNSHGENWYVEVFAESWLEEDTISLSTHIAFSCSIQSGAVRSIRQTGSTPEFLESEVEVATASRYGLQAVLYGTGADGRKLPVSIHQTAQWLEPGKHTLKLQMNIPADSNAGAPWSVGYLQLTDYGQYKPVYRFDELLPLTEEHA
- the ligA gene encoding NAD-dependent DNA ligase LigA, translating into MNTDITPATLEALRERLRRFDYHYYVLDNPLVPDAEYDRDYRALEALERSHPEWITPDSPTQRVSGRAADGFETFRHRVPMLSLSNVFTEEELRAFMRRLSEQLETPDTELAFACEPKLDGLAVNLVYEEGLLTHAATRGDGQEGEDVTANIRTIPAIPLRLLTTTPPAYIEVRGEVFMPLNGFNAFNAAATVAGEKTFANPRNAAAGSLRQLNPAITAKRPLSLYCYGVGACEGFVLPNSHLQQLALLKDWGFPVSSLIKPARGLEGCTAYYDAMLASRDSLPFDIDGVVYKLDSARLQREMGFVARAPRFACAHKFPATEESTRLLGVDFQVGRTGALTPVARLEPVSVGGVTVSNATLHNMDEITRKDIRIYDTVIIRRAGDVIPEVVAVIHERRPPDARAVTLPSVCPVCGSEVEHIPGEAVARCSGGLFCPAQLARSVWHFASRKAMAIDGLGSVVIEHLISSGLLKDVADLYGLTQENLESLPRMAEKSAKKLLKSIADSRKTTFSRFLYALGIREIGESSARLLATHFADVDALSCATEEDLMRIPDIGPAGAEHVLHFFAEAHNQNVIRKLLDAGVHWPPPVINAPVENHAFSGKTVVLTGTLNAMGREDAKARLLACGAKVSGSVSAKTDFVVAGSEAGSKLEKALALGVQVLDEAVFLAMLNGDSA
- a CDS encoding ABC transporter substrate-binding protein; protein product: MSRGILLLLLWSALLNASPFVLNNPWPDEERGKNIYYSSFSEQPKTLDPAKSYSSTEYQFLTQIYEPPLQYDYLARPLTLVPLTAKEMPKVRYLDARLKPSTKAHAAFSVYTIRIKPGIFYQPHPAFARDKSGKLRYHHISVQWLEDHDINRLADFRYTGTRELVADDYIYNIKRLASPWVNSSIYGLMSAYIVGFADYKKAFPNVEAAKGWTDLRDIPLAGVKRVDDYTFEIMIHGDYPQFMYWLAMPFFSPLPWEAEHFSAQPGMDDKNLVLGWYPVGTGPFMLVENNPNRQMVLEKNPNFREERFPVNGTEEDRKMGYLQNAGKRLPLIDKAVYALEKESLPRWNKFLQGYYDLSGISADSFANAVQILPNGVARPTKALRDKGIRLNQSDEVAIYYLGFNMLDPVVGGNSERARALRQAISIAISWEENIAIFFNGRGVPAQGPLPPGIFGYKDGREGTNPYVYAFKDGKRSRLPLARAHALMKTAGYPDGIDPHTGKPLILHYDVPVTGSPDDKAQLDWMRKQFARIGIDLNIRGTLYNRFQEKMRAGNAQIFSWGWYADYPDPENFLFMLYGPNGKVKHGGENAANYDNPAFNTLFDAMKNRENDAVRAKMVDALVEIVRRDAPWVWGINTQAFSLAQPWVSPMKPNPIAQNTLKYLAVDAKKREVLRERWNTPRLFSLFFMLIVLGLLLVPLVFAYYKRERATARRRP
- a CDS encoding ABC transporter permease is translated as MGHYLFRRVLYALPVLFGINLITFALFFMVNSPDDMARMQLGQKHVTGALITQWKEEHGYHLPLFYNPEAEGVSRVTETLFYQKSMRLFTFDFGMSDGGRDISFDISHRMWPSLAIALPVLFLSMFADIVLAMCMAFFRTTWVDISGVVICIILMSISALFYIIGGQYLFGKILRLAPISGYESGLDSVRFLLMPVLVAVLGGLGAGARWYRTLFLEEIAKDYARTARAKGLSEQAVLFGHVLKNAMLPILTGVVVLIPSLFMGSLVLESFFGVPGLGSYMIDAIQQQDFAIVRAMVFLGSVLYLVGLILTDISYTLVDPRVRLT
- a CDS encoding ABC transporter permease, encoding MSHHFLLTDWCLLTVMALGLLWFGYSLRKAPAREVCRRLFQKPIAASAAVVVFAFMLIGVLDSIPARLPGKATPSSQTATVLDRLFYPVGQYSEKTYSSPLALTLFTPEVIVVDGRAQQVKPRLQFPPAFLETPADVERVVWRAAGFGASAGLLVSGILWFLTSALGPRRSPARSFVPTPGMRAAILTIACLVAVVVATYTLSRVLHVLGTGKVGEDIFYQSVKSIRTGLAIGLLTTLFMLPLALFLGAAAGFFGGVVDDAIQYVYTTLSSIPGVLLISASVLSLQTWITNHPEQFPTLADSADARLLALCLILGMTSWTGLCRLLRAETLKLREMDYVLAARALGSSSLTIMRRHLLPNVLHIVLITLVLDFSFLVLAEAVLSYVGVGVSPMTISWGNMINSARLELSREPVVWWPMFAAFIMMFALVLACNLFADAVRDTLDPRNSSAQGNALK